One segment of Hippopotamus amphibius kiboko isolate mHipAmp2 chromosome 4, mHipAmp2.hap2, whole genome shotgun sequence DNA contains the following:
- the PROSER2 gene encoding proline and serine-rich protein 2, whose amino-acid sequence MPVHHQKSDSWEMDPDLSPSCRLGDLSRGSSLESRASSSRSRSLTLDDESLKYLTHEEKDVLLFFEETIDSLEDDFEEQVLCDSYVLCHSLQSLTESTSGPSEPEDVMDLVHPGPTSGEPKSFQDVTEAAGAGPAGKEDTTVSECKKGDAETSPPPDPPGPEALPLPPSPPVPAAAPTHPRREPPPAPAEHPKLPRSVPTPLVIAQKMSEKLAGNEGLSPTSPSKEGRPAEWRTLISVAPRHGDHALWHRHAAQPAPKVHRFPSNISVTNSAGKDFNKTISKAAVNVQERKAQVLANINGVSFLSVGETEDRAQRGEPAEQRSISPEQSQPGLAQEAVPARAAAHGGQQSRGVQTEQPLLLANGFQSLHEVLKSHPGPFVSTGKTVTFRPNPALPSKLAPRQPDCGQDARKRSGSLPRAVGFRPQGITVQFSGRGSTEEARREALRKLGLLKENL is encoded by the exons GATGATGAGAGCCTGAAGTACCTCACACATGAGGAAAAGGATGTCCTCCTGTTTTTTGAAGAGACAATTGATTCCCTGGAAGATGACTTTGAGGAGCAGGTGCTGTGTGACAGTTATGTCCTGTGCCACTCTCTGCAATCTCTGACGGAGAGCACTTCTGGTCCCTCCGAGCCTGAAGATGTCATGGACTTAGTGCACCCGGGCCCTACATCCGGGGAACCCAAGAGCTTTCAGGATGTGACAGAGGCAGCAG GGGCTGGCCCTGCTGGAAAGGAAGACACCACTGTCTCTGAATGCAAGAAAGGTGATGCTGAGACGTCTCCCCCGCCAGACCCCCCAGGTCCCGAGGCCCTGCCCCTGCCGCCTTCCCCGCCTGTCCCCGcagcagcccccacccaccccaggagaGAGCCCCCTCCTGCTCCAGCAGAGCACCCCAAACTGCCCCGCTCAGTCCCCACTCCGCTCGTCATCGCCCAGAAGATGTCTGAGAAGTTGGCAGGGAACGAAGGGCTTTCGCCCACATCCCCGTCCAAGGAAGGCAGGCCTGCAGAATGGAGGACGCTGATTTCTGTGGCCCCTCGACACGGAGACCACGCACTGTGGCACAGACACGCGGCCCAGCCGGCGCCTAAGGTCCACCGCTTCCCGAGCAACATCAGCGTGACCAACAGCGCGGGGAAGGACTTCAATAAGACCATCTCCAAGGCCGCCGTCAACGTGCAGGAGCGCAAAGCCCAGGTCCTGGCCAACATCAACGGGGTCTCCTTCCTCTCCGTGGGGGAGACGGAGGACCGGGCCCAGAGGGGCGAGCCCGCCGAACAGAGAAGCATCTCCCCGGAGCAGAGCCAGCCGGGCCTGGCCCAGGAGGCTGTCCCCGCGCGGGCAGCAGCGCACGGCGGCCAGCAGTCCAGAGGTGTGCAGACGGAACAGCCCCTGCTGCTGGCCAACGGCTTCCAGAGCCTCCACGAAGTCCTCAAGAGCCATCCTGGGCCCTTTGTCTCTACGGGGAAGACAGTCACCTTCCGTCCGAACCCGGCCCTCCCAAGCAAACTTGCTCCCAGACAGCCGGACTGCGGTCAGGATGCCAGGAAGCGGTCGGGCTCACTGCCCAGGGCTGTGGGGTTCAGACCCCAGGGCATCACTGTCCAGTTCTCGGGCCGCGGCTCCACGGAGGAGGCCCGTCGGGAGGCCCTGCGGAAGCTTGGCCTCCTGAAGGAGAACTTGTGA